Within the Leisingera thetidis genome, the region CGCCGCAAGAACAACCCGCTGCTGGTGGGCGACCCCGGCGTCGGCAAGACCGCCATCGCCGAAGGCCTGGCGCGCCGCATCGTCTCGGGCGAGACGCCGGAAATCCTGTCGGAAACCACCATCTACTCGCTCGACATGGGCGCGCTGCTGGCCGGCACCCGCTACCGCGGCGACTTCGAGGAGCGGCTGAAGGCGGTTGTGAATGAACTCGAGGACCACCCCGACGCGGTGCTGTTCATCGACGAGATCCACACGGTGATCGGTGCCGGTGCCACCTCCGGCGGCGCCATGGATGCCTCCAACCTGCTGAAGCCCGCGCTGCAGGGCGGCAAGCTGCGCTGCATGGGCTCCACCACCTACAAGGAGTTCCGCCAGCATTTCGAGAAGGACCGCGCGCTGTCCCGCCGGTTCCAGAAGATCGACGTGAACGAGCCGTCGGTGGAGGATTCCATCGAGATCCTGAAGGGCCTGAAACCCTATTTCGAGGAGCATCACGGCATCAAGTTCACCGGCGATGCGATCAAGACCGCGGTGGAGCTGTCGGCGCGTTACATCAACGACCGCAAGCTGCCCGACAAGGCCATCGACGTGATTGACGAGGCCGGCGCCGCGCAGCATCTGATCATCGAGAGCAAGCGCCGCAAGACCATCGGCGTCAAGGAGATCGAGGCGGTGGTGGCCAAGATCGCCCGCATCCCGCCGAAAAACGTCTCCAAGGACGATGCCGAGGTGCTGAAGGATCTGGAGAAGTCGCTGAAACGCGTGGTCTTCGGCCAGGACGATGCCATCACCGCCCTGTCCAGCGCCATCAAGCTGGCCCGCGCCGGCCTGCGCGAACCGGAAAAGCCGATCGGCAACTACCTGTTTGCAGGCCCCACTGGCGTCGGCAAGACCGAGGTGGCCAAACAGCTGGCCGACCAGCTGGGCGTCGAGCTTTTGCGGTTCGACATGTCGGAATACATGGAGAAACACGCGGTCTCCCGCCTGATCGGCGCGCCGCCGGGCTATGTCGGCTTTGACCAGGGCGGTCTGCTGACGGACGGCGTCGACCAGCACCCGCACTGCGTGCTGCTGCTGGACGAGATCGAGAAGGCGCACCCGGATGTCTACAACATCCTGTTGCAGGTGATGGACAACGGCCAACTCACTGACCACAACGGCCGCACGGTCAATTTCCGCAACGTGATCCTGATCATGACCTCCAACGCCGGTGCGTCGGACATGGCCAAGGCCGCGATCGGTTTCGGCCGCGACCGCCGCGAGGGCGAGGACACCGCCGCCATCGAGCGCACCTTCACGCCGGAGTTCCGCAACCGTCTGGACGCGGTGATCTCCTTTGCGCCGCTCGGCAAGGAGGTGATCCTGCAGGTGGTCGAGAAGTTCGTCCTGCAGCTGGAGGCGCAGCTGATGGACCGCAACGTGTCGATCGAACTGACCCGCAAGGCGGCCGAATGGCTGGCCGACAAGGGCTATGACGACCGCATGGGCGCGCGTCCTCTGGGCCGGGTGATCCAGGAGCACATCAAGAAGCCGCTGGCCGAGGAGCTGTTGTTCGGCAAGCTGACCAAAGGCGGCCTCGTCAAGGTCGGCATCAAGGACGGCAAGCTGGACCTGCGCCTGGAAGGCCCCGGCAAGCCGCGGATCTCCGGCGACAAGCCGCCGCTGCTGACCGCGGACTGATGCGCGCCGCAGCTCTGCTGACTGCCATATCGCTCGCCGCGCCCGCCGCGGCGGGCGATTTTCTTTTGCAGTTCCCGCTGGACTGCACCCTGGGCGAGGACTGCCACATCCAGCAGTACACCGACCACGATCCGGGCCCGGGTGCTGCCGATTTCACCTGCGGCAGCCTCAGCTATGAGGGCCACAAGGGCACCGATATCGCCCTTCCCTACCTGTCCGGCATGCAGGCTGGCGTTACGGTGCGCGCCGCCGCGGACGGTGTTGTGCTGGGAACCCGCGACAGCATGGCGGATGAATATGCCACCGATGGAAATGCCGCCCGTATCGCAGGCAAGGAATGCGGCAACGGCGTGGTGCTGCGCCACGGCGGCGGCTGGGAGACACAATACTGCCACATGAAACAGGGCTCGATCCGGGTGGAAAGCGGCATGAAGGTCAAGGCCGGCGATCCCCTGGGCCAGGTCGGCCTGTCCGGCAACACCCAGTTCCCGCACCTGCATTTGTCGGTGCGCAAGGATGGGGAAGTGGCCGATCCCTTTGCCCCCGATGCGCGCGGCAGCTGCGGTCCGGACACCGGCAGGACACTCTGGGCGGAGCCGCCGCCTTACCAGCCGGGCGGTGTCCTGGGCGCCGGCTTCAGCACTGCGGTGCCGGACTACGGCGCCATCAAGAACGGCACCGCGGATGAGGCGCCGCTGGCTGCGGATGCGCCTGCCTTTGTGTTCTGGGCCTATGCCTTTGGCGGCCGGGCGGGGGATTCGCTTGAACTGACGGTTGCCGGGCCGGAGGGCGAACTGGTCTCTCAGCGCGAGACCCTGACGAAAAACCAGGCACAGTTCTTCCGTGCCGCCGGGCGCCGCCTGCGGGGCGGGCACTGGCCTGCCGGCACCTATACCGGCAGGGCCAGGCTTCTGCGCAACGGCGATGAGGTCGACAGTTTCATCCGCAGCATGGAGGTTCCGCGGCCGCGGGGCTGAGCCTGTCAGCGGCACAGCACCCGCAGCCGCGGGGACGCTGCCGCCAAATGCCTGCCGTTTTCTGCTCCGGATTTGATAACTGCCGAATTTGCAATAGATTTAAGGGGGCCCTACTGCCCGGTGGGGCAGCAACCCGTGTGTAACTAGTAGCTTGTCTCCTTTAGTGAAGCGGGTTGCACCCCGCCGCCGGCGGGGCTGACGGCGCGGGTGCGGCAGCAAGCGGCGGGAAACGGTCCCTTGCGCTCCTCACTTTTCGGTGAATTTCAGCTCGATCCGCCGGTTCTGAGCCCGGGCTTCGGGTGTATCCGCCGGGTTCACCGGCTGATACTCGCCAAATCCGTTCGCTGCCAGCCGCGACGGCGGCACCCCCAGCGCCTCGACCATGTAGCGCACCACCGACAGCGCCCGGCCCTGGCTGAGCTCCCAGTTGTCGGAGAACTTCGGGTGGACCCCCAGCGGCGTGTCGTCGGTATGGCCATCGACCCGGATGATCCAGTTGATCTCCGGCGGGATCGCCGCCGCCACGCTCTGCAGGATCGACGCCACCTTGGCGATCTCCACCCGGCCTTCCTGCGACAGCGTGGCGCTGCCCGGCGCAAACAGCACCTCGGAGGCAAAGACAAAGCGGTCGCCCTGGATGCGCACGCCCTCCTGGGTGCCCAGAAGATCCCGCAGCCGGCCGAAGAACTCCGACCGGTAGCGCTCCAGATCCTGCGCCTTGCTGGACAGGGCTGCCGTCTCGGCCTCCAGCCGTTTGCGCTCCTGCTCCTCCAGCAGGCGGCGCTTGCGCTCTTCCGAGGCGGCCCGGGCCAGTGCCGCGTTCAGATCCTGGCCGAGGTTCTGCAGCTGCACCTGCTGCGCCGCATCGCGGGACTGGTAGTCGTCCAGGATGGCCTGCAGCCCGCCCAGCTGCGCGCGCAGCGCCGCCACCTGCTGGTTGAGCAGCGCGGTTTCGCGGCGGGCTTCCTCGGAGACCGCCTGTTCCCTGGACAGGGCGGCGCGCGCCTGGGCCAGCAGCGCCGCGCGCTCCTCCGCCAGGCTCAGCTGCTCGGAGGCGCCGGCCTCGGCCGTTTCCTGTGCTGCCACCGCCGCCAGCAGGCGCCGGCGCAGAACCTCCAGCTCGTCCGCCTGGGTGTCCGCCGCGGCCAGCGCGGCCTTAGCTTGGGCCAGTTCCGCCGCCAGCCGCCCCGCTTCGGCGTCGGATCCGGCGCGGGCGGCCTCAAGTTCGGACAATTGCGCGTCCAGCTGCTTCTTCGCCGCCTCGGCTGCCGCCAGCAGGGTCAGCGTATCCTCTGCCTGGCGGCGCCGTTCCTCCAGCGCCAGGGTCATCGCGGTGAGTTCCGCATCCGCATTCTGCAGTTTTTCGCGCAGCGCCTCGGCGGCGGCAGCTTCAATGAGGCGGGCGGTTTCCTCGGCGCTCAGCTGTTCCTGCAGTTCGGAAATCCGGCCCTCCTGCCGGGCGCCTTCCGTCTCCAGGCTGGCAATCAGCGCCTCCATCGCCTCGCGCTCCGCCGCGGCCCGGCGCGCCGTCTCGGCCTGGGCATCGATCTCGCCCCGTGCCCGGGCCAGTGCGAGGTTCAGCGCCTCCTGCTCGCTCAGCAGCGTTTCGCGGGCGGCCTGCAGGCTGTCGCGCTCGGCGCTCAGCTCCGCCGCCTGCTCCCGCGCCGCATCCCGGCTGGCGGCCAGCGCCGCCACCTGGGCCTCGAAACTGGTGATGCGGCTGGCGGCCTCGGCCAGCGCATCCGCCTGCCGGTCGCGTTCGGCGGTGAGGGACGAGACCAGGCTGCGGGTCTGCGCCAGATCCTCCTCGGCGGTGTTCAGGGTCGAGGCCAGCGCCCCCATCCGGGCCTGCAGCCGCCGGTTTTCGCGTTCTTCCAGCCCCAGCGCCGCGGCCAGCGCACTCACCTCCGCCGACAGATCGTCCAGCTGGCTTTCCTGGCCGGTGATGGTCTCGCGCAGCACGAATTGCACCACCATGAAAATGGTCAGCACAAACATCAGCACCAGCAGAAGCCCGGTCATCGCATCGACGAAGCCAGGCCAGATCGAGGCCTGGAACCGCTGCCCTGTGCGCCGGGAAAGGGCCATCGCCTATTCCCCCGCGTCGCGGCCCGGCAGGCCGCCGCGCGACAATCCGCGCGGGCGGACAAAGGCCTTGATCATCAGGTCGATGTCCTTGCGCAGCTCGGCCAGGCTTTCCTGGCGGCCGGCCGATATTTCCTCGAGGATGCGCAGCATCTGCACGTCGATCGAGCGCAGCCGCATCCGGCTTTCGGCGTCGATGCCGCCGTGTTCGCCCTGGGCGCGCAGGATCTCGGTCAGCGCCTCCTGCCCCACCGCCACCCGGTCGAGCGCCGCGGTGATGGTGCCGGTGTGCTCCTGGCGGCGGTTCATCTCCTGGATGGTCTCGACCAGATCGCCCAGCTTGCGGTCCACCGCCGCGCGGCCTTCGGAGGTTTCGGCAAACATTGCCTGCAGCGCGTCCATCTGCTCGGCCATTGTGTCGAGCACCTGCGAGACCACGCCGCTGTCGCCGGCGCCGTCCTCGCCGGAGGAGAAGCTGACGCGGGTGATCGACGACAGCCATTCCTCCAGCTCGCGGTAGAAGCGGTTCTGGCCGTGGCCGGCAAACAGCTCCAGCAGGCCGACGATCAAGGAACCGGCCAGGCCCAGGAGGGATGAGGCAAAGGCCACGCCCATGCCGCCCAGCTGCGCCTCCAGCCCCGTCATCAGGCGGTTGAAGACCGACAGGCCCTCTTCGCCTTCCTGCGGCGCAAGGCTGCGGATGGTGTCGACCACGGCAGGAACTGTGGTGGCCAGGCCATAGAAGGTGCCCAGAAGGCCGAGGAAAATCAGCAGGTTGACGATGTAGCGGGTGATCTCGCGGTCTTCGTCGATGCGGCTGGCGACCGAATCCAGGATGGAGCGGGTGGAGGATGACCCCAGCT harbors:
- a CDS encoding biopolymer transporter ExbB — protein: MAQPDRKIRPQFSQPVRQIIMMLIALGLSGFGAFVALPRVLPVFEANPWLNGFIVFVFVIGVLACFWQVVQLIGSVRWIERFAAGDSQDHRRPPSMLAPLASLLATRSARMQLGSSSTRSILDSVASRIDEDREITRYIVNLLIFLGLLGTFYGLATTVPAVVDTIRSLAPQEGEEGLSVFNRLMTGLEAQLGGMGVAFASSLLGLAGSLIVGLLELFAGHGQNRFYRELEEWLSSITRVSFSSGEDGAGDSGVVSQVLDTMAEQMDALQAMFAETSEGRAAVDRKLGDLVETIQEMNRRQEHTGTITAALDRVAVGQEALTEILRAQGEHGGIDAESRMRLRSIDVQMLRILEEISAGRQESLAELRKDIDLMIKAFVRPRGLSRGGLPGRDAGE
- a CDS encoding M23 family metallopeptidase, whose protein sequence is MRAAALLTAISLAAPAAAGDFLLQFPLDCTLGEDCHIQQYTDHDPGPGAADFTCGSLSYEGHKGTDIALPYLSGMQAGVTVRAAADGVVLGTRDSMADEYATDGNAARIAGKECGNGVVLRHGGGWETQYCHMKQGSIRVESGMKVKAGDPLGQVGLSGNTQFPHLHLSVRKDGEVADPFAPDARGSCGPDTGRTLWAEPPPYQPGGVLGAGFSTAVPDYGAIKNGTADEAPLAADAPAFVFWAYAFGGRAGDSLELTVAGPEGELVSQRETLTKNQAQFFRAAGRRLRGGHWPAGTYTGRARLLRNGDEVDSFIRSMEVPRPRG
- the clpA gene encoding ATP-dependent Clp protease ATP-binding subunit ClpA, whose translation is MPSFSSTLEQAIHAALALANERRHEFATLEHLLLALIDEPDAARVMRACSVDLTELRSSLVEFVDEDLSNLVTDIDGSEAVPTAAFQRVIQRAAIHVQSSGRTEVTGANVLVAIFAERESDAAYFLQDQEMTRYDAVNFIAHGVAKDPAYGESRPVSGATEQEEDSITAAPESGDKKESALAKYCVDLNAKSRDGDIDPLIGRDHEVERCIQVLCRRRKNNPLLVGDPGVGKTAIAEGLARRIVSGETPEILSETTIYSLDMGALLAGTRYRGDFEERLKAVVNELEDHPDAVLFIDEIHTVIGAGATSGGAMDASNLLKPALQGGKLRCMGSTTYKEFRQHFEKDRALSRRFQKIDVNEPSVEDSIEILKGLKPYFEEHHGIKFTGDAIKTAVELSARYINDRKLPDKAIDVIDEAGAAQHLIIESKRRKTIGVKEIEAVVAKIARIPPKNVSKDDAEVLKDLEKSLKRVVFGQDDAITALSSAIKLARAGLREPEKPIGNYLFAGPTGVGKTEVAKQLADQLGVELLRFDMSEYMEKHAVSRLIGAPPGYVGFDQGGLLTDGVDQHPHCVLLLDEIEKAHPDVYNILLQVMDNGQLTDHNGRTVNFRNVILIMTSNAGASDMAKAAIGFGRDRREGEDTAAIERTFTPEFRNRLDAVISFAPLGKEVILQVVEKFVLQLEAQLMDRNVSIELTRKAAEWLADKGYDDRMGARPLGRVIQEHIKKPLAEELLFGKLTKGGLVKVGIKDGKLDLRLEGPGKPRISGDKPPLLTAD
- a CDS encoding peptidoglycan -binding protein, with the protein product MALSRRTGQRFQASIWPGFVDAMTGLLLVLMFVLTIFMVVQFVLRETITGQESQLDDLSAEVSALAAALGLEERENRRLQARMGALASTLNTAEEDLAQTRSLVSSLTAERDRQADALAEAASRITSFEAQVAALAASRDAAREQAAELSAERDSLQAARETLLSEQEALNLALARARGEIDAQAETARRAAAEREAMEALIASLETEGARQEGRISELQEQLSAEETARLIEAAAAEALREKLQNADAELTAMTLALEERRRQAEDTLTLLAAAEAAKKQLDAQLSELEAARAGSDAEAGRLAAELAQAKAALAAADTQADELEVLRRRLLAAVAAQETAEAGASEQLSLAEERAALLAQARAALSREQAVSEEARRETALLNQQVAALRAQLGGLQAILDDYQSRDAAQQVQLQNLGQDLNAALARAASEERKRRLLEEQERKRLEAETAALSSKAQDLERYRSEFFGRLRDLLGTQEGVRIQGDRFVFASEVLFAPGSATLSQEGRVEIAKVASILQSVAAAIPPEINWIIRVDGHTDDTPLGVHPKFSDNWELSQGRALSVVRYMVEALGVPPSRLAANGFGEYQPVNPADTPEARAQNRRIELKFTEK